The genomic region CAAGATTATGTTAGATTGACCGAACTACAAGCACAAAAAGAGGCTCTTTCGTACTTGGCAAAATCGGCAGTCAATATTTTTACCATCGATTCGTTTGAAAACTTTTTTAACCATACCTTAGAAGTATTGACAAAATTTATCTCGCTTGTCGATAACTCCAATACGATGCTCTCGGATGCGTTTGCAGTGTTTCCCGTGGATGATCTGGGGGGATATAAAGTGTGTATCAACTGCGGCAAATATTGTTCAGCAGGAGAGAAACATAATATAGAGCCAGTTATCAAAGAGGTATTAGAGAGAATCAAAGAAGATAATAAACTCTTTTTTTTGGATAAAGAGAGATTTGTAATACCGATCAAAGATGCTGAGGGGACGATGGCTATCGTTTTTGCTTTTGGAGATTTCAGATTGAACGGTTATTTCGTCGATTTATTGGGGTTGATGGCGCTTCAGATTAGCATATCCTTTAAAAATATTGACCTCTATGATATTCTCTCAAAAGATCATACTGAGACGATCAATATTTTAGCGGTAGCCTCCGAATACAAAGATGAATCTACTGGGGAACATATCAAACGCATTGAGAATATGACGCTGCTTTTGGCATTGGAACTAGGGTTTAGTGAAGAGGAAGCAACACGCTACAGTAGAGCAGCTATTTTGCACGATATTGGCAAGATTGCGGTTCCTGATAGTATTTTACAAAAGCCTGGAAAACTCGATGAGGAAGAGATGCGTATTATGCGTGTCCACACCGAGCGGGGTAAATCTATTTTACACAGTGATAAGCGATTTGCACTCGAAGCTGAAATAGCACTCACCCATCACGAAAAGTATGATGGAAGCGGATATCCACATGGTATACAAGGTGAAGATATACCACTTAGTGGCAGAATGGTGTCGGTCGTGGACGTGTATGATGCCCTAGTAAACGCGAGACCGTATAAAACTGCATGGGAAAAATCTAAGGCAATCGATTATATCAAAGAAGAAGTTGGAAAACAGTTTGATCCGCACATCGTCGAGGCATTTGTACGTTTGTACGAAAGCGGAAAAGTATGATCGATACAGCATTTGCAGAGCGTTTCGCCCATGAGTGGGTCGAGGCGTGGAACAGTCATGATTTGAGTGCGGTTTTATCGTATTACAGTGATGATTTGCCTCGCTCCCAATCTCTAGCTTGGGAGCGTATATGTTAGTTTGCATTCCCAACGAGGACGTTGGGAACGAGGGATATTTAGCTATTGACATTTAACGCCTATCCCATATGTTATGTTATATGTTGGGAGAGAAACGAGGAGGGGGAACACCTGCCCATCTGTTAGGATTCATTGAAGTAATGTATAAACCTAACTTCAAATGTCCAGATTCCATTGGTGAGCCCTTTGTACCAAAAGTCATCAAATGATGATTTTGACATATCTGCTTGACCTTTGAGATGAAAAGTTGCGGACTTGCCTTGATATTTGATTGATAGAAGCAATTTATCAATAAAGTGGTTGATATATGGGCCTTCTCGGATATCTGCAACGTCGTAATATAATCCAATGCATGGGCCTTTGAATTCATATACATCAGTTCCTTTTCGCTTTTGTTCAATCGGAAACATCAATGAGTTGAATGTATAAATAGTAATGGCTTCACTACCCTTTAAGTGAATATTGAATGCACGTGGGGCAATGTAAACTCCATTGATATCAAAGGAAGTTTCATCATTAATGCGTGCTGTTCCTATACCGATCTCATTGTCTTGGATTTTCATAAAACTTCCTAATGTTTAAAATGATCAAGCAAAAAGCCGCCGGAGGGTTTTTGCTTGATCTCCTTTGAGTTGTTAGCACTTATTCCATTTCTCTGATTGCTTGCTTGATATCCCTTAGTGCTCGGTCTAGCTCATCTTCTGCATCGCGAAGCTTTCTTCGTGCATCGTCATCAGCATCTCGCTTAGCTCTATGAACGGAATCAAGTGCTTGTTGTATTGAACGCTTGGCTCTTTCCAGTTTTTGTACTATTTCCATATCCTCATCCTTTTCTAATGCATAACTATTTTTTCATACCCAAAATATACTATTTTGATAGAAATTTACAAGATAATCGGACATTTAAAATGTTCTGATATTAGAAATATCAAACCAAAATTTTACATACTGACATATTTTAAAACATTTTACACTGTTTTTCTTAATACAATTTCCGCAAACGCTCTAACCGCAGGCTCAATCTCCTCCATCTCGAACCCACCGTATTCCACTTCTTTGTCATAATAGAAGATCAAAATTTACCAAAAGAGCGGTACGATACACTTATCAAACACATAGAAGCGCGAAACGGCATAATGGACAAAGAAACAATCCAGTTGATGCAACAATTTCAGAAACAAGCGGATGACAGATGAATAACGACGAACAAACCATTAAAGAGAATATCAAAAATACTTTTGACAATGTAGCCAAAAGCTATGATAGAAATCAGCAATTTATACTATCAGCCAAAAAAATGGTCGATATGATCCATTCTGAAAACGATAATTTGAATATTTTAGATTTATCAACGGGGACAGGTCATATCGCGATAGAACTTGCCAAAAAGTTTCCTAATGCAAATATTTACGCTGTCGATATTTCCGAAGAGATGCTCAATATAGCCCGATTAAAGACAAAAGAGCACGGGATAAACAACATCACCTACTTGGTTCAAGATGTAGAAAATCTTGATTTTGAAGATATAAAGTTTGATTTCATTACGTGCGGATACGGGCTGTTCTTCTACCCAAATATGGAAAGAGTTGTAATCGATATTTCTGAGCGATTGAGTGATGAGGGGAAATTCATTTTTTCAACCTTTACGGATCAAGCTTTTCAGCCGTATTCCAAAATATTTTTAGAATTGTTAGAGCGTCATTACAATATCGCACCGCCCAAGCGGATAGAAAAAAGACAACTCTCTACGCAAGATGAAATAGAAACGTTATGTGCTCATATCGAATACAATAGTTTGGAAATCCATGATATTGAGATTGTGTTTCCGATGGAGATTAATGAATGGTGGCAACTCCTTAACAGTACGGGATACAAGGGGTTATTAAATCAGTTGGAATCCAATTATCCTCAATTTGAAAAAGAATACATAGAGCATTTGCAATCAATTTCAAAAGACAACTGTATCGATTTTAATGCGAATAGTCTGATTTCTGTTGTTAAAATGAG from Sulfuricurvum sp. harbors:
- a CDS encoding response regulator, which encodes MGFLKKRDVTDEKQILGTWKVLIVDDEAAIHDVTKLALKGFEFAQKEIEFLQAMSAQEAKEILRNHNDIALILLDVVMESDDAGLELVTFIRQEINNNIIRIILRTGQPGQAPEKYVIDHFDINDYKEKTELTQTKLYTCVRTGIQDYVRLTELQAQKEALSYLAKSAVNIFTIDSFENFFNHTLEVLTKFISLVDNSNTMLSDAFAVFPVDDLGGYKVCINCGKYCSAGEKHNIEPVIKEVLERIKEDNKLFFLDKERFVIPIKDAEGTMAIVFAFGDFRLNGYFVDLLGLMALQISISFKNIDLYDILSKDHTETINILAVASEYKDESTGEHIKRIENMTLLLALELGFSEEEATRYSRAAILHDIGKIAVPDSILQKPGKLDEEEMRIMRVHTERGKSILHSDKRFALEAEIALTHHEKYDGSGYPHGIQGEDIPLSGRMVSVVDVYDALVNARPYKTAWEKSKAIDYIKEEVGKQFDPHIVEAFVRLYESGKV
- a CDS encoding methyltransferase domain-containing protein, translated to MNNDEQTIKENIKNTFDNVAKSYDRNQQFILSAKKMVDMIHSENDNLNILDLSTGTGHIAIELAKKFPNANIYAVDISEEMLNIARLKTKEHGINNITYLVQDVENLDFEDIKFDFITCGYGLFFYPNMERVVIDISERLSDEGKFIFSTFTDQAFQPYSKIFLELLERHYNIAPPKRIEKRQLSTQDEIETLCAHIEYNSLEIHDIEIVFPMEINEWWQLLNSTGYKGLLNQLESNYPQFEKEYIEHLQSISKDNCIDFNANSLISVVKMR